A part of Mesorhizobium japonicum MAFF 303099 genomic DNA contains:
- a CDS encoding aminotransferase class IV, with protein MTIAAAEPATTLPAIEKRHQDQRQYPHGVAFMDGQYLPMSEAKVSVLDWGFLHSDATYDTVHVWDGRFFRLNLHVDRFFRGMEKLRMKLPYNRSEIEKILSTCVALSGHKSAYVEMICTRGGSPTFSRDPRQSENRFIAFAVPFGSVANKEQLERGLHVAISNTVRIPPKSIDPTIKNYHWLDLVKGLFDAYDYGAETALIVDINDNIAEGPGFNVFTVKDGRLKTPAYGVLAGITRQTVFDLCDELGLSVSAGDIDRNELKGADEVFITSTAGGIMPVSKIDETVVGDGKVGALTRQLADLYWEKHADPAWSTAVNYA; from the coding sequence ATGACAATTGCAGCAGCCGAACCTGCAACGACGCTCCCAGCCATAGAAAAACGGCACCAGGATCAACGACAGTATCCTCACGGCGTGGCGTTCATGGATGGTCAGTACCTGCCGATGTCCGAAGCCAAGGTGTCGGTTCTGGACTGGGGCTTTCTGCATTCCGATGCCACCTACGATACCGTTCATGTGTGGGACGGGAGGTTCTTTAGGCTGAATCTGCACGTGGACCGGTTCTTCCGCGGGATGGAAAAGCTCCGCATGAAGCTTCCCTACAACCGCAGTGAGATCGAAAAGATCCTGTCGACCTGTGTAGCGCTCTCCGGACACAAGTCGGCCTATGTCGAAATGATCTGTACGCGAGGTGGCTCGCCCACCTTTAGCCGGGACCCGCGCCAGTCGGAGAACCGGTTCATCGCATTCGCGGTGCCTTTCGGGTCGGTTGCCAACAAGGAGCAGCTCGAGCGCGGCCTGCATGTCGCCATCAGCAACACTGTCCGGATCCCGCCCAAGTCGATCGATCCGACCATCAAGAACTATCACTGGCTCGATCTGGTGAAGGGCCTGTTCGATGCGTACGACTATGGTGCCGAAACTGCATTGATCGTCGACATCAACGACAACATTGCCGAAGGGCCTGGCTTTAACGTTTTCACCGTCAAAGACGGCCGCTTGAAGACGCCGGCTTATGGTGTCCTTGCCGGCATTACCAGGCAGACCGTATTTGATCTGTGCGACGAACTGGGCCTATCCGTCAGCGCCGGCGACATTGATCGCAACGAACTGAAGGGCGCCGATGAGGTTTTCATCACGTCTACAGCAGGCGGGATCATGCCGGTGTCCAAGATTGACGAAACCGTTGTAGGCGACGGCAAGGTTGGCGCTCTAACACGCCAGCTGGCAGACCTGTATTGGGAGAAGCATGCTGATCCCGCATGGTCGACAGCGGTAAATTACGCATAG
- a CDS encoding Lrp/AsnC family transcriptional regulator, which produces MMDDLDRRILGALQKNNRLSFAELADLVGSSAASCMRRVNKLRADGVITADISLVDPKALGKSLTVVVTVELDRERLDLVDDFKRAMRAAKEVTQCYMVTGDADFVLIVAVEDVEDFDVFVKTKLYTNPNVRKFKSMIALDRVKFEPRVLV; this is translated from the coding sequence ATGATGGATGACCTTGACCGGCGCATACTTGGAGCCCTGCAAAAGAACAACCGGTTGTCATTCGCCGAGTTGGCTGACCTGGTGGGATCCTCAGCTGCCTCATGCATGCGCCGCGTGAATAAGTTACGGGCCGACGGTGTTATCACCGCTGATATCTCCTTGGTGGACCCCAAAGCGCTCGGGAAGTCTCTGACGGTGGTCGTAACGGTGGAGCTCGATCGTGAGCGTCTGGATCTTGTCGACGACTTCAAGCGAGCGATGAGGGCGGCGAAAGAAGTTACTCAATGCTATATGGTGACAGGTGATGCTGACTTCGTTCTTATTGTAGCAGTGGAAGACGTCGAGGACTTTGACGTTTTTGTGAAAACCAAGCTCTATACAAATCCGAACGTCCGCAAGTTCAAGAGCATGATTGCGCTGGACCGAGTAAAATTTGAGCCACGGGTGCTAGTGTAA
- a CDS encoding amidohydrolase translates to MHSVDEFYHLADEVTAWRRHLHQNPELDFAVHETARFVADKLASFGINHIETGIAGTGIVALIQGEGGEGPTIGLRADMDALPIHETPGKDWASKTPGKMHACGHDGHTSMLLGAAKYLAGKRDFRGAVALIFQPAEEVELPSGGLKMVEDGFLDRFQISQVFGMHNWPGIDVGKFAICAGPMMASQDDFDIVVQGRGGHAAAPHLTVDPVVIAAQVIIGLQALVSRSTDPIESLVISVTKLRASNAYNVIADEVELAGTVRALAPVLRDFAETHLETTARKIAQAFGGDISYRYRRSVPATVNDTAATALAIRAAGGTGATAVDAKLKPVMGAEDFAYMLQARQGALIFIGNGPSAAVHNAGYDFDDAAIPYGVAYWANVVEVTLGVGGG, encoded by the coding sequence ATGCACTCAGTCGACGAGTTTTATCACCTGGCCGACGAGGTCACAGCTTGGCGCCGGCATCTTCATCAAAACCCCGAACTCGACTTTGCCGTGCACGAGACGGCACGGTTTGTTGCGGACAAGCTGGCGTCATTTGGAATCAACCACATTGAAACTGGCATAGCCGGCACCGGCATCGTCGCTTTGATCCAGGGTGAGGGTGGCGAAGGGCCGACTATCGGCCTGCGTGCCGATATGGACGCATTGCCGATCCATGAAACGCCGGGAAAGGATTGGGCCTCGAAGACCCCCGGGAAGATGCACGCCTGCGGTCATGACGGCCACACGTCGATGCTGCTTGGTGCTGCGAAGTACCTCGCTGGGAAACGGGATTTCAGGGGCGCCGTCGCGCTTATCTTCCAGCCGGCCGAGGAGGTCGAATTGCCCTCGGGCGGGTTAAAGATGGTCGAGGACGGTTTTTTAGACCGTTTTCAAATCTCCCAGGTCTTCGGCATGCACAACTGGCCAGGGATCGATGTCGGTAAGTTCGCCATTTGCGCAGGCCCTATGATGGCCTCCCAGGATGATTTTGACATCGTTGTACAGGGTCGCGGCGGGCACGCTGCAGCCCCGCACTTAACAGTTGATCCCGTCGTTATCGCCGCACAGGTCATTATAGGCCTGCAGGCTCTAGTGTCGCGCAGCACCGATCCAATCGAGTCACTGGTGATCTCAGTCACGAAACTCCGCGCTTCGAATGCTTATAATGTGATTGCCGACGAAGTCGAACTTGCAGGAACAGTCCGCGCGTTGGCCCCTGTCCTGCGCGACTTCGCTGAGACCCACTTAGAGACGACGGCTCGGAAAATCGCACAAGCTTTCGGAGGCGACATTTCTTACCGCTACCGCCGATCGGTTCCAGCCACTGTGAACGACACCGCAGCCACCGCCCTTGCCATTCGTGCGGCGGGAGGCACCGGCGCGACCGCAGTAGACGCGAAGTTGAAGCCGGTCATGGGCGCCGAGGATTTCGCTTACATGTTGCAGGCGCGCCAAGGGGCCCTCATCTTCATCGGAAATGGTCCTTCGGCTGCGGTGCATAATGCCGGTTACGACTTTGACGACGCAGCAATTCCGTATGGGGTGGCCTATTGGGCCAACGTCGTAGAGGTTACGCTTGGTGTTGGCGGCGGTTAA
- a CDS encoding 2-hydroxyacid dehydrogenase, with product MKILVGWHATDDELARFQTAVPGATVVGPRPEPHLSRFDLTLESIANDISDADCFVGWVMPDGALDIAKKLKLICWMHTGCDELDLARLKTLGVQVTNLRGANSIPVAEQAMAIMLGLAKRLLFKHQAVVNGDPLLVFANETRSAMLNGRTVGVIGLGQIGSAIAKRAKAFDMKVLGVRLHPELGAGVADEVFGIDKLHHVLAQSDYVVLSTPITKKTEAFIGAAEIAAMKHGVVLVNVARGNLIQEKPLYDALQAGKIFGYGADVWWNYKNAYPATYHFPAPSRTGIQRLPNVIGSGDQAVNADGVLDGNIDRCVESLVQFSNNKPLTWKIDLDLGY from the coding sequence ATGAAGATACTTGTTGGATGGCACGCGACCGATGACGAGCTGGCTCGGTTTCAAACGGCGGTTCCTGGTGCCACCGTTGTTGGCCCCCGTCCTGAACCTCACCTTTCTCGGTTCGATCTGACACTCGAGTCGATTGCAAATGACATCAGTGACGCAGATTGCTTCGTTGGATGGGTCATGCCCGACGGTGCACTGGACATCGCCAAGAAGCTGAAATTGATATGTTGGATGCATACGGGTTGCGACGAGCTTGACCTAGCTCGCCTTAAAACGCTCGGTGTCCAGGTCACCAATCTACGTGGAGCCAACAGTATTCCGGTGGCTGAGCAGGCCATGGCGATTATGCTGGGTTTGGCCAAGCGATTGCTTTTTAAGCACCAAGCTGTCGTCAACGGCGACCCCCTGCTGGTTTTTGCCAACGAAACGCGGTCGGCCATGCTGAATGGTCGAACTGTCGGCGTGATCGGCTTGGGGCAGATCGGGTCGGCAATCGCCAAGCGTGCCAAAGCCTTCGATATGAAGGTACTGGGGGTTCGTCTTCATCCGGAGCTTGGTGCCGGCGTAGCGGATGAGGTGTTCGGAATCGACAAGTTGCATCATGTGCTGGCGCAGAGTGACTACGTAGTACTGTCGACGCCAATCACAAAAAAAACCGAGGCTTTCATTGGCGCCGCCGAGATTGCGGCGATGAAACATGGTGTTGTCTTAGTGAACGTCGCACGTGGCAATCTCATCCAAGAGAAACCTCTTTATGATGCGCTGCAGGCCGGCAAGATCTTTGGCTATGGTGCGGATGTCTGGTGGAATTATAAAAATGCTTATCCTGCGACGTACCATTTTCCAGCCCCTTCAAGAACCGGGATACAGCGGCTTCCAAACGTCATAGGGTCAGGCGATCAGGCCGTGAATGCGGACGGTGTTCTTGATGGGAACATCGATCGATGCGTGGAGAGTCTGGTTCAGTTTTCCAACAACAAGCCACTTACTTGGAAGATAGATCTTGACCTTGGATACTAG
- a CDS encoding ABC transporter substrate-binding protein, whose product MTNEIHRLGQQVVSGILSRRDFLGRAAALGLSAPFANSLLSNAARAAQPVKGGTLKAGLQGGAATDTLDTAHFSTSVDITFGRAWGEQLVQIDPKGGLQPALAEEWGSSKDAKVWTFKIRKGVHFHDGKEMTPADVLATMERHSDKNSKSGALGIMQGIDKIAVDGQNVVFTLKDPNADLPFLMDDYHLIIQPNGGKDNPAAGIGTGPYKVTTNEPGVRLGGEKFAGYWRDDRGFADQVEVIVINDATARMSALQSGQVHIVNFVQPKLVDLIKRVPGMTIRNVSGRGHYVFVARCKTAPFDNNDLRLALKFAIDRDEMLDKVLRGYGTVGNDFPINAAYPLFTEVEQRKYDPDKAKFHYKKSGHDGPVLLRTSDVAFPGAVDAAQLFQQSAAKAGIQLEIKREPGDGYWSEVWQKQPFCASYWGGRPTQDQMYSVGYYSKADWNESQFVNDKFDKMLFQARAELDPEKRKKIYADMGTIVNQEGGTIVPMFNQFIDATGAKVEGWIDDPNYELSGYYALSRCWIAG is encoded by the coding sequence ATGACAAATGAAATCCATCGTCTAGGCCAACAGGTTGTATCGGGAATACTATCTCGTCGTGATTTTCTTGGGCGTGCCGCTGCGCTCGGTCTTAGCGCACCTTTCGCCAACTCGCTGCTTTCCAATGCAGCGCGCGCCGCGCAACCGGTCAAGGGCGGAACACTTAAGGCTGGCCTGCAGGGCGGAGCGGCCACCGACACTCTGGACACGGCACACTTTTCGACCTCGGTAGATATTACCTTCGGTCGCGCATGGGGTGAACAGCTTGTGCAGATCGATCCCAAGGGCGGACTTCAGCCGGCACTCGCCGAAGAGTGGGGCTCGTCGAAGGACGCCAAGGTCTGGACCTTCAAAATCCGCAAGGGCGTGCATTTCCACGATGGCAAGGAAATGACCCCGGCCGACGTGCTTGCCACTATGGAGCGCCATTCCGACAAGAATTCAAAGTCGGGCGCGCTCGGCATCATGCAGGGCATCGATAAGATTGCTGTCGACGGCCAAAATGTGGTCTTTACGCTCAAGGACCCCAACGCCGACCTCCCCTTCCTAATGGATGACTACCACTTGATCATTCAGCCGAATGGCGGCAAGGACAACCCGGCCGCAGGGATTGGCACCGGCCCCTACAAGGTGACGACCAACGAACCCGGCGTCCGTCTCGGGGGTGAAAAGTTCGCCGGATATTGGCGCGACGACCGCGGCTTTGCCGACCAGGTCGAAGTCATTGTCATCAATGATGCGACGGCCCGAATGTCCGCTTTGCAGAGCGGCCAGGTGCACATCGTCAACTTTGTCCAGCCGAAACTCGTCGATCTCATCAAGCGGGTACCGGGCATGACCATCCGGAACGTGTCAGGCCGTGGCCACTACGTCTTTGTCGCCCGCTGTAAGACGGCGCCATTCGACAACAACGACCTGCGCTTGGCTTTGAAGTTTGCGATCGACCGCGACGAGATGCTGGACAAAGTGCTGCGCGGCTATGGCACGGTCGGCAACGACTTCCCGATCAACGCCGCCTACCCGCTGTTCACCGAGGTTGAGCAGCGCAAATACGATCCCGACAAGGCCAAGTTCCACTACAAGAAGTCCGGCCATGACGGCCCCGTGCTGCTGAGGACGTCGGACGTCGCCTTCCCCGGTGCCGTCGATGCCGCACAGCTGTTCCAGCAAAGTGCTGCCAAGGCCGGCATCCAGCTCGAGATTAAGCGCGAACCGGGCGACGGATACTGGTCAGAAGTCTGGCAAAAGCAGCCCTTCTGCGCCTCCTACTGGGGCGGCCGCCCGACCCAGGATCAAATGTATTCCGTGGGCTACTACTCCAAAGCTGACTGGAACGAATCGCAATTCGTCAACGACAAGTTTGACAAAATGCTTTTCCAGGCTCGCGCCGAGTTGGATCCCGAGAAGCGCAAGAAGATTTACGCAGACATGGGCACAATTGTGAATCAGGAAGGCGGTACCATCGTCCCGATGTTCAACCAGTTCATTGATGCGACCGGCGCAAAGGTTGAGGGTTGGATCGACGATCCGAACTATGAGCTGTCAGGATACTATGCCCTGTCACGGTGCTGGATTGCCGGTTGA
- a CDS encoding ABC transporter permease → MSSSIAKLGAQRIALGIMLLLAVSVLIFAGTQILPGDVAQAILGQSATPESLANLREQLGLNQPAYVRYFHWLGGVLTGDLGTSMTSGQGISSAIKGRLWNTLFLAFWAATVAVPLAIILGLIAVRYRNGWVDKLISGLALASTSFPEFFIGYVLVYFFAVKWQIFPGISTVYDGMPFLERMQAIAMPVTALTLVVLAHMMRMTRAAILNVMQSAYVETAELKGLSAFAVIRRHAFPNAIAPIINVVMLNLAYLIVGVVVVEVIFVYPGMGQYLVDHVTKRDVPVVQAVGLIFAAVYISLNIIADIAAIVANPRLRHPK, encoded by the coding sequence ATGTCTTCTTCTATCGCGAAACTTGGTGCCCAGCGGATTGCGCTGGGCATCATGCTGCTATTGGCCGTCTCGGTCCTGATCTTCGCTGGCACCCAGATCCTGCCCGGCGACGTTGCGCAAGCCATTCTCGGACAGTCCGCGACGCCGGAGTCGCTCGCCAATCTGCGCGAGCAGCTCGGGCTCAACCAGCCTGCCTATGTCAGGTATTTCCACTGGCTGGGGGGTGTGCTCACCGGTGATCTCGGCACGTCCATGACGAGTGGACAGGGGATCAGCAGCGCTATCAAGGGCCGCCTGTGGAACACTCTGTTTCTGGCCTTCTGGGCGGCGACCGTGGCTGTGCCGCTGGCGATCATCCTCGGCCTGATCGCAGTGCGCTACCGCAATGGCTGGGTCGACAAGCTGATCTCCGGCCTGGCCCTCGCCTCGACCTCGTTTCCCGAATTCTTCATTGGCTATGTGCTCGTCTATTTCTTTGCCGTGAAGTGGCAGATCTTCCCCGGCATCTCGACCGTCTATGACGGCATGCCGTTCCTCGAGCGCATGCAGGCGATCGCCATGCCTGTGACGGCCCTGACCTTGGTTGTGCTGGCCCATATGATGCGCATGACACGCGCGGCGATCCTTAACGTCATGCAGTCGGCCTATGTCGAGACGGCCGAGCTGAAGGGCCTGTCGGCCTTCGCCGTCATCCGCAGGCATGCCTTTCCGAACGCAATCGCTCCGATCATCAACGTCGTCATGCTCAACCTTGCCTATCTCATCGTCGGCGTGGTGGTGGTTGAAGTGATCTTCGTCTATCCGGGCATGGGACAATATCTGGTCGACCATGTCACCAAGCGTGACGTGCCGGTGGTGCAGGCGGTCGGCCTGATCTTCGCCGCCGTCTATATCAGCCTCAACATCATCGCGGACATTGCGGCGATCGTCGCTAATCCACGGCTCAGACATCCGAAATAG
- a CDS encoding ABC transporter permease, with protein MLDIKRIPIPALIGIVLTAMFVLAAIFGPLIAPHGNGEIIGDVWEPMTAAHWLGTDNLGRDLLSRMIYGARITLFIAVLATALSFSLGAILGFSAAVFGGWFDMLLSRLVDLLMSIPTLIMGLVVLSVLPSNLVTLILVMGILDSTRVYRLSRAVAVDINVMDYVEAAKLRGEGSGWIIFREILPNALSPLVSELGLRFIYAVLFLSTLSFLGLGVQPPDADWGAMVKENKDGIVFGIGAALIPAAAIAMLAISVNLVADWVLNRTTSLKGGRG; from the coding sequence ATGCTCGATATCAAACGCATACCGATCCCGGCGCTGATCGGGATCGTGCTGACGGCCATGTTTGTCCTGGCGGCGATCTTCGGCCCGTTGATCGCTCCGCACGGCAATGGCGAGATCATCGGCGATGTCTGGGAACCGATGACTGCGGCGCACTGGCTTGGCACCGACAATCTCGGCCGTGACCTATTGTCCCGCATGATCTACGGCGCCCGCATCACGCTGTTCATCGCCGTGCTGGCGACGGCGCTGTCGTTCTCGCTCGGCGCCATCCTCGGCTTCTCAGCCGCGGTGTTCGGCGGCTGGTTCGACATGCTCCTGTCGCGCCTCGTCGACCTGCTGATGTCGATCCCGACACTGATCATGGGCCTGGTCGTGCTCTCGGTGCTGCCCTCCAACCTGGTGACGCTGATCCTGGTCATGGGCATTCTCGACTCAACCCGGGTCTACCGGCTGTCGCGGGCGGTCGCCGTGGACATCAACGTGATGGACTATGTCGAGGCCGCCAAGCTGCGCGGCGAAGGCAGCGGCTGGATCATTTTCCGCGAGATCCTGCCCAACGCGCTGTCGCCGCTGGTGTCCGAACTTGGACTGCGCTTCATCTATGCGGTGCTGTTTTTGTCGACGCTCTCCTTCCTCGGCCTTGGCGTGCAGCCGCCAGATGCCGACTGGGGCGCCATGGTCAAGGAGAACAAGGACGGCATCGTGTTCGGCATCGGGGCGGCGCTGATCCCGGCGGCGGCGATCGCCATGCTGGCGATTTCAGTCAATCTCGTCGCCGACTGGGTGCTCAACCGCACGACCAGTTTGAAGGGAGGACGCGGCTGA
- a CDS encoding ABC transporter ATP-binding protein: MADTKTKPGVLLDIRNLRIEATVYPPGESPRNITLVHDVSLTLEKGKVLGLIGESGAGKSTIGLSSMGYGRGGVRITGGEVILNGRDIMKGGKEGFRKLRGREVCYVAQSAAAAFNPAHPLMDQVVEATLLHGMATRTEAEKRAVALFKKLSLPNPETIGERFPHQVSGGQLQRVMTAMALCSEPDLIVFDEPTTALDVTTQIDVLAAIQDAIRDTGVAALYITHDLAVVAQVSDEIMVLRHGRLVECGDTRQIIKEPRQDYTRALVSVHEIEHAEQKPGATPFLSVKNITAAYGGGNVKVLRDISVEIYPGQTLAVVGESGSGKSTLARAITGLLPPMEGTLTFDGRPLANRLADRPKEDLRQLQMIYQMADVAMNPRQTVGTIIGRPLTFYFGLRGAERDNRVKELLEEIEMGQGFIDRYPAELSGGQKQRVCIARALAAKPKLIICDEVTSALDPLVANGILKLLLNLQQIERVAYLFITHDIATVKSIADSIAVMYRGEVVRYGSKSKVLTPPFDDYTDLLLSSVPAMEIGWLEQAIGGRKMASAGH; the protein is encoded by the coding sequence ATGGCTGACACGAAAACGAAACCCGGCGTGCTGCTCGACATCCGCAATCTGCGCATCGAGGCCACTGTCTATCCGCCAGGCGAGTCGCCGAGGAATATCACCCTTGTCCACGATGTCTCGCTGACCCTGGAGAAGGGCAAGGTGCTCGGCCTGATCGGCGAGTCCGGCGCCGGCAAGTCGACCATCGGCTTGTCGTCCATGGGCTATGGGCGCGGCGGCGTGCGCATCACCGGTGGCGAGGTCATCCTCAATGGCCGCGACATCATGAAAGGCGGCAAGGAAGGCTTCCGCAAGCTTCGCGGCCGCGAGGTCTGCTATGTCGCGCAATCGGCGGCTGCCGCCTTCAACCCGGCGCACCCTCTGATGGACCAGGTGGTGGAAGCCACACTTCTGCACGGGATGGCGACGCGGACGGAGGCCGAGAAGCGCGCCGTCGCACTATTCAAGAAGCTCAGCTTGCCGAACCCCGAAACCATCGGCGAACGGTTTCCGCACCAGGTTTCCGGCGGCCAGTTGCAGCGCGTGATGACGGCCATGGCGCTCTGTTCGGAGCCCGACCTGATCGTCTTCGACGAGCCGACTACCGCGCTCGACGTGACGACGCAGATCGACGTGCTGGCGGCGATCCAGGATGCCATCCGCGACACCGGCGTGGCAGCGCTCTATATCACCCATGACCTTGCCGTCGTCGCCCAGGTCTCCGACGAGATCATGGTATTGCGCCACGGCCGGCTGGTCGAATGTGGCGACACGCGACAGATCATCAAGGAACCGCGCCAAGATTATACGCGCGCCCTGGTCTCCGTGCACGAGATCGAGCACGCTGAGCAGAAGCCTGGCGCAACGCCGTTTCTGTCGGTGAAGAATATCACCGCCGCGTACGGGGGTGGCAACGTCAAGGTGTTGAGGGACATCTCGGTCGAAATCTATCCGGGCCAGACCTTGGCCGTCGTCGGCGAATCCGGCTCTGGCAAATCGACACTGGCGCGCGCGATCACCGGGCTTCTACCGCCCATGGAAGGCACCCTCACCTTCGACGGCAGGCCACTTGCCAACCGGCTTGCCGACCGGCCGAAGGAAGATCTGCGTCAGCTGCAGATGATCTACCAGATGGCCGACGTGGCGATGAACCCGCGCCAGACGGTGGGCACCATCATCGGCCGGCCGCTGACTTTCTATTTTGGTCTTAGGGGTGCCGAACGCGACAATCGTGTGAAAGAACTGCTCGAAGAGATCGAGATGGGTCAGGGCTTCATCGACCGCTATCCGGCCGAGCTTTCGGGCGGCCAGAAGCAGCGAGTGTGTATCGCCCGGGCGCTGGCCGCTAAGCCGAAACTCATTATCTGCGACGAGGTGACCTCGGCTCTCGATCCTCTGGTGGCAAATGGCATTCTGAAGCTTTTGCTTAATCTTCAGCAGATCGAACGGGTCGCCTACCTCTTCATCACACACGACATCGCGACGGTCAAGTCGATCGCCGACTCCATTGCGGTCATGTATCGCGGCGAGGTGGTGCGCTACGGTTCCAAAAGCAAGGTGCTAACGCCGCCGTTTGATGACTACACGGACCTGCTCCTGTCGTCGGTGCCGGCAATGGAGATCGGGTGGCTCGAGCAGGCCATTGGTGGCAGGAAAATGGCGAGCGCGGGGCATTAG
- a CDS encoding CmcI family methyltransferase has product MKLTSGYQAFWDAAHENYPDQIKPGGLLDQGWQDFLPDWPGMCDTISNVLNADHSDRFAKPSDRVWMQTLFPWSADKRSTKAGALAKTYKGLILLKLPFDLALYPRLIWELQPRTILELGSYQGGSGLWFADNMSVLCDIPGEVHSFDLYTKCVHENAKKHPLLTFHQVDLSDVANFDEDLLTRLPHPWLVVDDAHVKVFSIFSYLNRFMSSGDYYVIEDNSAVVNQEVIDGFRLIEESGFVIDTYYTDAFGINVTCAPNAWLRKS; this is encoded by the coding sequence ATGAAACTCACTTCCGGCTATCAGGCCTTTTGGGATGCCGCCCACGAGAACTATCCCGATCAGATAAAACCAGGCGGACTTCTTGATCAGGGGTGGCAAGATTTCCTTCCTGACTGGCCAGGAATGTGTGACACCATCAGCAACGTCCTGAATGCTGATCATTCTGACCGCTTTGCAAAGCCGTCCGATCGGGTATGGATGCAGACTCTCTTCCCATGGAGTGCTGACAAGCGCTCCACAAAAGCTGGCGCCTTAGCAAAGACTTATAAAGGGCTGATACTTCTCAAGCTTCCTTTTGACCTCGCTTTATATCCACGGCTCATTTGGGAACTTCAGCCGAGAACAATTCTAGAACTCGGATCATATCAGGGTGGCAGTGGGCTATGGTTTGCTGATAACATGTCGGTGCTCTGTGATATACCCGGTGAAGTTCACTCCTTTGATTTGTATACGAAATGCGTTCACGAAAACGCCAAGAAGCATCCATTGCTGACCTTTCATCAAGTAGACTTATCTGACGTTGCTAACTTCGATGAAGATTTGCTGACGAGACTGCCCCATCCCTGGCTTGTGGTTGACGATGCGCACGTGAAGGTATTCTCAATATTTAGTTACTTGAACAGATTTATGTCATCCGGCGATTACTATGTAATAGAGGATAATAGTGCTGTAGTAAATCAGGAGGTTATCGATGGATTTCGATTGATAGAAGAATCAGGATTCGTAATAGATACTTATTACACCGACGCGTTCGGGATTAATGTTACTTGTGCGCCAAATGCATGGCTTCGAAAGTCGTAG
- a CDS encoding Ldh family oxidoreductase — MSSTEDLRLGEPHEGRFLVVKSDRLTRICAALLKAAGASEDEAQAVATGCVNANLAGHDSHGVIAIPGYIDSLKAGDIVPGAEWTIVRESPTTAVIDGNWGFGFHVNAKAMALVIEKAKIANVAACTVFRQSHVGRLAAYPLMAVSAGMIGFAVAGSGSFPDCVAPFGGREARLGTNPISIGVPSNLQAPFLLDMATSAAAAGKLEVAIARREKIPEGWLIDAEGRPTTNPHDYLKGGVLLPLGGPEGYKGSGLAAIVELLCGLLPDPGFGPQPSGRENLGCFMAVFNVAAFCPLNKFKQEVAEFARYLKSATPSEGSPGVFYPGEIGYLRAQERMANGIEIEKATWDKLRTLARNYRLAGELDLA; from the coding sequence ATGAGTTCAACCGAAGACCTACGGCTGGGTGAACCGCACGAAGGGCGCTTTTTGGTGGTGAAGTCCGACCGTCTCACGCGCATATGCGCGGCGCTGTTGAAAGCAGCCGGCGCTTCAGAGGACGAAGCGCAAGCAGTCGCCACCGGCTGCGTCAACGCCAACCTGGCTGGCCATGATTCTCATGGGGTCATCGCCATTCCAGGCTACATCGACAGCCTGAAGGCAGGGGATATCGTGCCGGGTGCAGAGTGGACAATTGTGCGAGAATCCCCCACCACGGCTGTTATCGATGGCAATTGGGGTTTTGGTTTTCATGTCAACGCTAAGGCCATGGCGCTCGTGATCGAAAAAGCAAAGATCGCGAACGTCGCGGCGTGCACAGTCTTCAGGCAGAGCCATGTCGGACGGCTAGCCGCGTATCCTTTGATGGCGGTAAGCGCCGGCATGATCGGGTTTGCGGTCGCTGGTTCCGGTAGCTTTCCCGATTGTGTCGCGCCCTTCGGTGGACGTGAGGCGCGGCTTGGCACCAACCCCATCTCGATCGGGGTGCCCTCCAATCTCCAAGCCCCATTTCTGCTCGACATGGCAACCTCAGCCGCTGCCGCCGGCAAGCTCGAAGTGGCGATCGCGCGTCGTGAGAAAATTCCCGAGGGCTGGTTGATCGATGCCGAGGGACGCCCCACGACCAACCCCCACGACTACCTCAAGGGCGGGGTGCTACTGCCGCTCGGCGGTCCCGAGGGCTACAAGGGCAGCGGCCTCGCCGCAATCGTGGAACTGTTGTGCGGACTGCTGCCAGATCCTGGTTTCGGGCCCCAGCCGAGCGGCCGGGAGAATTTAGGCTGCTTTATGGCTGTCTTCAATGTGGCAGCGTTCTGCCCGCTTAACAAATTCAAACAAGAGGTCGCCGAGTTCGCGCGGTACCTTAAATCGGCGACGCCGTCGGAAGGCTCGCCCGGCGTGTTCTACCCCGGAGAGATCGGATATTTGCGCGCACAGGAGCGCATGGCAAACGGCATTGAGATAGAGAAAGCGACCTGGGACAAGCTGCGCACGCTGGCGCGTAATTACAGGCTTGCCGGAGAACTTGATCTCGCCTGA